The following are encoded in a window of Nilaparvata lugens isolate BPH chromosome 13, ASM1435652v1, whole genome shotgun sequence genomic DNA:
- the LOC120354077 gene encoding zinc finger protein 585A-like — protein MSAEVEIICRLCGLTCKQEQSIHIFDRLASVNMLQYKIMQLLDIAVGKSDKLPHSVCLSCVTKLDSLWCFKNTCHQVQIKLRKMIVVDQSNLPEYDRLQSELDRQLLNLVNLNNKTLISSKNTSASDPFIFPGLLMKGGNVVYQHQTVLEIIESASVSVNVEEDVQIGDKTVLQRNPNSDDDDDSEGDIEDNLMSIVNKEIANEEYNVNIDVDDVSKNSEQIMCDDSSSVLEQNDTNSRNAIESFSLDATSNLGIVQSSKDHYYRMETNNNSDLLSNRIPYLTVESQMGTKHMVYTVSPDISKFDSEHDYLVDKLYLELDVFDLENPNVGRILTEWLNNLLNGEISLMPYYFGWLDKSKLNVSFRCIICKHVIHRNKRFVMNHLADHLLWICPVCGKFCRTITNLRNHLHQHSSPTFECSTCGKNLGSDIEKYKVHKRGHYKCRCPPCQFECCDEEKWLKHLEKDRKNNELCSPDCSLFYESIDKFRDHVLALATLGGYVCGACGMAYHCEEYLKLHLKVHGLEHGSKSTCEESLENNDTSFRMKLDRFANSSNEKRFDTMQKILANEIDVKEFQNSRIMTGGKVTTAFICFKCGRGVKTEKRFRIHIENHISMTCYQCKRGMSRFIDFKTHLKRCSFKKRKCVSCKNEIWLNTSKEYIEHMSLHQKRKICIYCQVIKDPEPLSRHIESVHVSEPKSWFCDICNETLVVSYKQLNYFRSRHMADKHPEKLDTYICEVCGKTFKLKDDLYLHKLSHKTVDKPNLICAYCNKNFGKKDSLISHIQRHMNEKSFECAVCKKCFNRSSSLDKHRKDMHSVKKHVCHLCDKRFTYPSALNDHMRRAHEKCSFRKPGISADC, from the exons ATGTCGGCCGAAGTTGAAATAATTTGTAGGTTATGTGGACTTACTTGTAAACAAGAACAATCTATCCATATTTTTGATAGGCTAGCTTCTGTTAATATGTTGCAGTATAAAATAATGCAGTTATTAGATATAGCTGTGGGTAAAAGTGACAAATTGCCTCATTCTGTGTGCTTATCCTGCGTGACCAAACTGGATAGTTTGtggtgtttcaaaaatacatgtCATCAAGTGCAAATTAAACTCAGGAAAATGATAGTTGTTGATCAATCAAACCTTCCTGAATACGATAGATTGCAATCTGAACTTGATAGGCAGCTTTTGAATTtagtgaatttgaataataaaacacTCATCTCATCTAAAAACACTAGTGCTTCAGATCCATTTATCTTTCCGGGACTATTAATGAAGGGTGGAAATGTTGTTTATCAACATCAAACAGTATTAGAAATTATAGAAAGTGCTTCTGTATCTGTCAATGTAGAGGAAGATGTTCAAATTGGCGACAAAACTGTATTACAAAGAAACCCAAATtcggatgatgatgatgatagtgaGGGAGATATTGAAGACAACTTAATGTCGATAGTTAATAAAGAAATTGCTAATGAAGAATACAATGTTAATATAGATGTTGATGATGTTTCTAAAAATAGTGAACAGATTATGTGTGATGATTCAAGTAGTGTTTTAGAACAAAATGACACAAACTCTAGAAATGCAATTGAGAGTTTTTCTTTGGATGCTACATCTAACTTAGGAATTGTGCAGTCGTCGAAAGACCATTATTACAGGATGGAAACTAACAACAACTCAGACCTATTGTCCAATAGAATTCCCTATCTAACTGTTGAATCTCAAATGGGTACCAAACACATGGTATACACTGTTTCTCCTgatatatcaaaatttgatagtGAACATGATTACCTGGTTGATAAATTGTATCTTGAATTGGATGTGTTTGATTTGGAGAATCCTAATGTTGGTCGAATACTGACTGAATGGCTGAATAATCTTTTGAATGGCGAAATATCATTAATGCCCTACTATTTTGGCTGGCTAGATAAAAGTAAACTCAATGTTAGCTTTAGATGCATTATATGCAAGCATGTAATTCATAGAAACAAGAGATTTGTAATGAACCACCTAGCAGATCATCTGCTCTGGATTTGTCCAGTTTGTGGTAAATTTTGTAGAACTATTACAAACTTGAGGAATCATTTGCATCAACATTCGTCGCCCACTTTTGAATGTTCAACATGCGGTAAGAATCTTGGGAGTGATATTGAGAAATACAAAGTGCACAAGCGTGGTCATTATAAGTGCAGATGTCCGCCTTGTCAGTTTGAGTGTTGTGATGAAGAAAAGTGGTTGAAGCACTTGGAAAAGGATAGGAAAAATAATGAACTATGCTCTCCAGATTGCAGTTTGTTTTATGAGAGCATTGATAAATTTCGAGATCACGTCCTGGCGCTTGCAACTCTGGGAGGATATGTTTGTGGCGCATGCGGAATGGCCTATCATTGCGAGGAATATTTGAAATTGCATTTGAAAGTGCATGGTTTGGAGCATGGCAGTAAGTCTACTTGTGAAGAAAGTTTAGAAAATAATGACACTAGCTTCAGAATGAAACTTGATCGTTTTGCAAACTCTAGCAATGAGAAACGTTTTGATACAATGCAGAAAATACTTGCCAATGAAATCGATGTgaaggaatttcaaaattctcGTATAATGACAGGTGGCAAAGTTACTACTGCATTTATCTGCTTCAAATGTGGTCGAGGCGTGAAGACTGAAAAGAGATTTAGAATACATATTGAAAACCACATATCGATGACTTGCTATCAGTGTAAGCGGGGTATGTCgagatttattgattttaaaactcatctaaagcGGTGCTCTTTCAAGAAAAGAAAGTGTGTCAGTTGTAAAAATGAAATCTGGCTGAACACCAGTAAAGAATACATTGAGCATATGTCTCTGCATCAGAAAAGGAAGATTTGCATCTATTGTCAGGTGATAAAAGATCCGGAACCGTTAAGTCGACATATTGAATCTGTACATGTTTCTGAACCAAAATCTTGGTTCTGTGACATTTGCAATGAAACACTGGTTGTATCCTACAAACAACTCAACTATTTTCGATCTAGACATATGGCCGATAAACATCCCGAAAAATTGGATACATACATATGTGAAGTTTGTGGTAAGACTTTTAAATTGAAAGATGACTTATACCTGCATAAATTGTCGCATAAGACTGTTGATAAGCCCAATCTTATCTGTGcttattgcaataaaaatttTGGCAAAAAAGATTCCCTTATTAGTCACATTCAAAGACATATGAATGAGAAAAGCTTTGAATGTGCGGTCTGTAAAAAATGTTTCAACCGGTCATCCTCTTTGGATAAGCATCGAAAGGACATGCATTCCGTGAAAAAACATGTGTGTCATTTGTGTGACAAACGGTTCACATATCCTTCAGCTTTGAATGATCACATGAGAAGAGCTCACGAGAAATGCAG TTTCAGAAAGCCGGGGATTTCAGCAGACTGCTAA